A window from Dromaius novaehollandiae isolate bDroNov1 chromosome 1, bDroNov1.hap1, whole genome shotgun sequence encodes these proteins:
- the RFC3 gene encoding replication factor C subunit 3 isoform X3 has translation MSLWADKYRPGSLGRLDYHREQAAQLRSLVQCGDFPHLLVYGPSGAGKKTRIMCLLRELYGAGVEKLRIEHQSITAPSKKKIEISTIASNYHLEVNPSDAGNNDRVVIQELLKTVAQSQQLETSTQRDFKVVLLTEVDKLTKDAQHALRRTMEKYMATCRLILCCNSMSKIIAPIQSRCLAIRVPAPSTEDICHVLSSVCKKEGLTLPQELAQRLAEKSGRNLRKALLMCESCRVQQYPFTPDQDIPEMDWEVYLRETANAIVSQQTPQRLLEVRGRLYELLTHCIPPEIIMKHHHS, from the exons ATGAGCCTGTGGGCGGACAAGTACCGGCCCGGCTCCCTGGGCCGGCTGGACTACCACCGCGAGCAGGCGGCCCAGCTCCGCAGCCTG GTTCAGTGTGGTGACTTCCCTCATCTGCTGGTGTATGGACCATCAGGAGCTGGAAAAAAGACCAGAATAATGTGTTTGCTAAGGGAATTGTATGGTGCAGGTGTGGAAAAACTGAGGATTGAACATCAGAGTATAACG GCaccttccaaaaagaaaattgaaattaGCACTATTGCAAGTAACTATCACCTTGAAGTAAACCCTAG TGATGCTGGAAACAATGACCGCGTAGTAATCCAGGAGCTCTTGAAGACAGTAGCACAATCTCAACAGCTTGAGACAAGTACTCAGAGAGATTTTAAAG TGGTGCTGTTAACAGAGGTTGACAAACTTACTAAAGATGCTCAGCATGCTTTGCGAAGAACAATGGAAAAGTACATGGCCACCTGCAGGTTGATCCTGTGCTGCAACTCCATGTCAAAAATTATTGCACCTATCCAAAGCAGATGCCTGGCCATCCGAGTGCCTGCTCCCAGCACGGAAGAT ATCTGTCATGTGCTGTCCAGTGTATGCAAGAAGGAAGGCCTGACTCTCCCTCAGGAACTGGCTCAGAGGCTTGCAGAGAAATCTGGCAGGAATCTTCGGAAAGCACTGCTTATGTGCGAGTCCTGCAGAGTACAGCA GTATCCTTTCACTCCTGATCAAGATATTCCGGAGATGGACTGGGAGGTATATTTGAGAGAAACTGCAAATGCCATTGTCAGTCAACAGACACCACAGAG GCTTTTAGAGGTTCGCGGACGGCTTTATGAACTCCTAACACACTGCATTCCTCCTGAGATCATAATGAAG CATCATCATAGCTGA
- the RFC3 gene encoding replication factor C subunit 3 isoform X2: MSLWADKYRPGSLGRLDYHREQAAQLRSLVQCGDFPHLLVYGPSGAGKKTRIMCLLRELYGAGVEKLRIEHQSITAPSKKKIEISTIASNYHLEVNPSDAGNNDRVVIQELLKTVAQSQQLETSTQRDFKVVLLTEVDKLTKDAQHALRRTMEKYMATCRLILCCNSMSKIIAPIQSRCLAIRVPAPSTEDICHVLSSVCKKEGLTLPQELAQRLAEKSGRNLRKALLMCESCRVQQYPFTPDQDIPEMDWEVYLRETANAIVSQQTPQRLLEVRGRLYELLTHCIPPEIIMKASLSTPLVN; encoded by the exons ATGAGCCTGTGGGCGGACAAGTACCGGCCCGGCTCCCTGGGCCGGCTGGACTACCACCGCGAGCAGGCGGCCCAGCTCCGCAGCCTG GTTCAGTGTGGTGACTTCCCTCATCTGCTGGTGTATGGACCATCAGGAGCTGGAAAAAAGACCAGAATAATGTGTTTGCTAAGGGAATTGTATGGTGCAGGTGTGGAAAAACTGAGGATTGAACATCAGAGTATAACG GCaccttccaaaaagaaaattgaaattaGCACTATTGCAAGTAACTATCACCTTGAAGTAAACCCTAG TGATGCTGGAAACAATGACCGCGTAGTAATCCAGGAGCTCTTGAAGACAGTAGCACAATCTCAACAGCTTGAGACAAGTACTCAGAGAGATTTTAAAG TGGTGCTGTTAACAGAGGTTGACAAACTTACTAAAGATGCTCAGCATGCTTTGCGAAGAACAATGGAAAAGTACATGGCCACCTGCAGGTTGATCCTGTGCTGCAACTCCATGTCAAAAATTATTGCACCTATCCAAAGCAGATGCCTGGCCATCCGAGTGCCTGCTCCCAGCACGGAAGAT ATCTGTCATGTGCTGTCCAGTGTATGCAAGAAGGAAGGCCTGACTCTCCCTCAGGAACTGGCTCAGAGGCTTGCAGAGAAATCTGGCAGGAATCTTCGGAAAGCACTGCTTATGTGCGAGTCCTGCAGAGTACAGCA GTATCCTTTCACTCCTGATCAAGATATTCCGGAGATGGACTGGGAGGTATATTTGAGAGAAACTGCAAATGCCATTGTCAGTCAACAGACACCACAGAG GCTTTTAGAGGTTCGCGGACGGCTTTATGAACTCCTAACACACTGCATTCCTCCTGAGATCATAATGAAG GCTTCCTTGTCCACACCTCTGGTTAACTAA
- the RFC3 gene encoding replication factor C subunit 3 isoform X1 yields MSLWADKYRPGSLGRLDYHREQAAQLRSLVQCGDFPHLLVYGPSGAGKKTRIMCLLRELYGAGVEKLRIEHQSITAPSKKKIEISTIASNYHLEVNPSDAGNNDRVVIQELLKTVAQSQQLETSTQRDFKVVLLTEVDKLTKDAQHALRRTMEKYMATCRLILCCNSMSKIIAPIQSRCLAIRVPAPSTEDICHVLSSVCKKEGLTLPQELAQRLAEKSGRNLRKALLMCESCRVQQYPFTPDQDIPEMDWEVYLRETANAIVSQQTPQRLLEVRGRLYELLTHCIPPEIIMKGLLSELLNNCDGQLKGEVTHMAAFYEHRLQLGSKAIYHLEAFVAKFMAIYKKFMEDGLEDMMF; encoded by the exons ATGAGCCTGTGGGCGGACAAGTACCGGCCCGGCTCCCTGGGCCGGCTGGACTACCACCGCGAGCAGGCGGCCCAGCTCCGCAGCCTG GTTCAGTGTGGTGACTTCCCTCATCTGCTGGTGTATGGACCATCAGGAGCTGGAAAAAAGACCAGAATAATGTGTTTGCTAAGGGAATTGTATGGTGCAGGTGTGGAAAAACTGAGGATTGAACATCAGAGTATAACG GCaccttccaaaaagaaaattgaaattaGCACTATTGCAAGTAACTATCACCTTGAAGTAAACCCTAG TGATGCTGGAAACAATGACCGCGTAGTAATCCAGGAGCTCTTGAAGACAGTAGCACAATCTCAACAGCTTGAGACAAGTACTCAGAGAGATTTTAAAG TGGTGCTGTTAACAGAGGTTGACAAACTTACTAAAGATGCTCAGCATGCTTTGCGAAGAACAATGGAAAAGTACATGGCCACCTGCAGGTTGATCCTGTGCTGCAACTCCATGTCAAAAATTATTGCACCTATCCAAAGCAGATGCCTGGCCATCCGAGTGCCTGCTCCCAGCACGGAAGAT ATCTGTCATGTGCTGTCCAGTGTATGCAAGAAGGAAGGCCTGACTCTCCCTCAGGAACTGGCTCAGAGGCTTGCAGAGAAATCTGGCAGGAATCTTCGGAAAGCACTGCTTATGTGCGAGTCCTGCAGAGTACAGCA GTATCCTTTCACTCCTGATCAAGATATTCCGGAGATGGACTGGGAGGTATATTTGAGAGAAACTGCAAATGCCATTGTCAGTCAACAGACACCACAGAG GCTTTTAGAGGTTCGCGGACGGCTTTATGAACTCCTAACACACTGCATTCCTCCTGAGATCATAATGAAG gGCCTCCTGTCAGAACTTCTAAATAATTGTGATGGACAGTTGAAAGGAGAAGTTACACACATGGCAGCCTTCTATGAACACCGTCTGCAATTGGGCAGCAAAGCCATTTATCATTTGGAAGCATTTGTGGCAAAGTTTATGGCAATTTACAAGAAGTTTATGGAGGATGGGCTAGAAGACATGATGTTCTAA